In Flavobacterium piscisymbiosum, the sequence AATCAGGATAATATTAAAGTTTCAAACGACACTTATAAAGGTAAAGTTTATGTTTTAGAGTTTTTCTTTACGACTTGTCCTTCAATTTGTCCAAAGATGAATTTAAGCATGCTTGAAATTGAGAAGACCTTTTTTGGAAATCCTAACTTCGGGATTGTTTCCATTACTATAGATCCTACGCACGATACACCACAGGTTTTAAAAGATCATGCAAAATTATTAGGCGTAAAATCTTCGAACTGGAATTTTCTAACGGGCGATAAAGCTACTATTATGGACTTATCAAATAAAGGTTTTAATCTTTATGCCGGCGAGAATGAAAAAGTAAGCGGTGGTTTTGAACATTCAGGTTTATTTGCATTGATTGATAAAGATGGAAATATTCGTTGCAGAAAAGATGAATTTGGGAACCCAAACATCTATTACGACGGACTGGATAAAAAAGGAGTTAGAGATATTCAGGAAGATATTAAAATATTATTAGCAGAATAAAGATGGAAGATCATTCATTAGAAAAAAAGTATAGCAAACTTATTGTTGCGGTTTCAATTATTATTCCGGTTGTAGTGGCTATTTTATTCGGTGTTAAATTGAAAGATTTTGGTGTCAATGTAGAGCCGCTTTCGTTTTTACCTCCTATTTATGCCACAACAAATGGTATTACGGCTATTGTTTTAGTTTGGGCGGTAATTGCTATTAAAAACGGAAAACAAAAGCTTCACGAACGTTTAATGACTTTTGCTATTGCATTATCGGTTGCATTTTTAGTGATGTACGTGGCTTATCATATGACTGCTGATTCTACCAAGTTTGGTGGGGAAGGTGCAATACGATATGTTTATTTCTTTATTTTGGTAACACATATCCTATTGTCTATTGCAATTATACCATTGGTATTAATAACTTATGTAAGAGCTCTTGCAAAACGCTTTGACAGACATAGAAAAATAGCTAAAATAACATTTCCACTTTGGCTGTATGTTGCAATTACAGGTGTAGTGGTTTACTTAATGATTTCTCCTTATTATGTTTAAAATAGAAAATAGAATAAAGAATAAAGAAAATAGAGTAGAAGGCAAATTTAAGAGTTCTTTTTTATCGAAATGCCTCTATGTTCTATTCTCCATTTTCTTTTCTCTCAGTGCTAACGCTCAATGTGCGATGTGTCGCGCTGCACTTGCAGGGGATTCGAATACTAAAAAAGCTGAAGCTGTAAATAACGGAATCGTTTATTTGATGGTGATTCCTTATTTATTGGTCGTTGTAATTGGAGTTCTTGTTTATAGAATGTACAAATCGAAAGCAAAAAAAGCAGAATAAATTTTATTCTGCTTTTTTTTTATTTTTGTTCTATTTCAATCCATCAACAGAAACATTTACCGTTCCGTTTATTTTTATAAAAGCGATAATCGCCTGATTGGTCAGCTGGATTTTATCAAACTGAATGTCTTCCATTTTTCCATTTACAAAAACACCCGGCATTGGCGAATAGTTTTTAAGATAATTGGCCATGGTCTTTTTACCTTCTTCTAAATTGGGCTGAATCGAGTAGCGGCAGCTTTCTTCCATTTTTCTTAATATATAACCTTGGCCCAGCCAGCTTGCAGTTCTCATTAATTTGCTTTTGGTATCTAAAACATAATCAAGGTTTTCAAAATAAATTTCTTTTGTCTGAGGGTTGTATTGTGGAACTCCATTTAAGTAAAGTGTTCCGTTTATTGATCCTAAAACATCAAGTGCAATAACCATTTTGCCGTTTTTGTGCCAGATCGAAACATTTTTTACGGTAATTTTTTTTCCGCCGGAACCAAATTCCTGACCTGCAAAATTTTTGGTCATGATCTTTGAAGCGTCTATATAAGTAGAAATGGCTGCAATATTCGCTGAAATTTGATTTGGGATTTTTGTTACCGGTTTCAATACAATTTTACTGGCACTGTATCTGGATTCAGGTTGTTTCCCTACAATAGTTTCCATATTGCATTTCATTCCCATATCTAGTAAAAACAAATCGTTCTTAAGTTTAGCATTGGTAGAATAAACTTCAATAGGAACAATTCTTAGCCAGCTCTCATAAGTATCGCTCATCTGGAATGGCGTACAGATTTTTTCTAAAGCTGTTAAAACATTTGGTTTAAAATCCATCGACTGTTCGATCGCTTCATCAATTTTCTTTTCAATTTTCGATTTAAAAATAGAAATCGCAGGATTTACTAAATAAGTAATAGGCATGCTTTTTCCAAATACCATCATGGTTGGACTTTCGTTCCAGTCTAAAGATTTGAATTCGGTTTTTGTATTTAATTTCCAGTTCGTCAAAGCCACTTCGCTGGATAAAGTGATTACACCATTTAAATTAAATTCTCTAACATCGTAAAGTTCTACCCCAAGTTTTTTTGTGCCTATTCTGTATTTGATGGTGGCTTTTAGAGGCAGAATTGTTTTTATTTTTTTGTTCGGGTTTGCAGGATCGTTCTGAATTTTTATGGGAGCCTGTTTCCAGATCTTCATTTCGATATCATCATCTTCGATGTTGTTGTCTTCGTAAATTAAACCATTCAATAAAGTATTGGTTTGGTTTTGAATGTCGCTCAGTTTTACAGTGATGGGTAAGTTAATAAACGAAGGATTTGCATCGTAAACTAACGGACTTGCGTCATCTGGTTCTGGTTTTAGCGTTTCTAATTTTTGAGTTGTCGAACAACTGGTAACAGCGGTAAGTACCGTAAACAGAGAAATAATTGAAAAAAACTTCATCTTTAAGATTTTTTTAAGTGATGCAAAATTAAGAAAACAATTATATTATCTTAAAAAAGTGTAACAATAGATATAGAATTGAGTCTTATTGTAATAGCTAAACGGAATTATTAACGTTTCATTATCATAAATTACTTAATAAAAATGTTATTATTGTTTTAAAATTTAACAATACCATGATCGAAATCAAAGATTTACACAAGTCCTATAAAATGGGAAATTCAGAGTTACATGTGTTAAAAGGGATTAATTTTAATATCGAAGAAGGAGAATTAGTAGCGATTATGGGATCGTCAGGATCTGGAAAATCTACGCTCTTAAATATTTTAGGAATTCTTGATGAAGCAGATTCTGGTAGTTATATTTTAGACAAGACTCCAATTAAAAATCTAAACGAAACAATAGCGTCCAGATATCGAAATAAATTTTTGGGGTTTGTATTTCAATCATTCAATTTAATAAATTATAAAACAGCACTTGATAACGTTGCGATGCCTTTGTACTATCAGGGTATAAAGCGAAAAGAACGTTACGAGATTGCAATGAAATATTTAGAGAAAGTAGGTTTAGGCTCACATTCGCATCATTTGCCAAATGAGCTTTCAGGAGGTCAAAAACAGCGTGTTGCAATAGCCAGGGCATTGGCTTCAAACCCGAAAGTTTTGTTGGCAGATGAGCCAACAGGAGCTTTGGATACTAAGACTTCTTATGAAGTTATGGAACTTATACAGGGAATTAACGATGAAGGGAAAACGATTTTAATCGTAACACACGAACCTGATATTGCTGCAATGTGCAAAAGAAATGTGGTCCTGAAAGACGGATTAATTATCGATGATAAAAAAGTAGAACAAGTTAGAGCGTCATCTTATGTTTAATATTGAACGTTGGCAGGAAATCTTTGAAGCAATCTCTAAAAACCGGTTAAGAACATTTCTTACCGGAGTTTCTGTGGCATCAGGAATTTTTATTTTAGTGATTTTGCTTGGTGCGGGTAAAGGCCTTCAAAATGGAATTCAAAAGCAATTTGAACAAGATGCTGTTGGAATCATTGTTGTTTGGTCGGGGACTACCACAAAACCTTATAAAGGGTTGAATCCGGGGAGACAGATTCAATTTAGAAACGGTGATTACAATGCATCGGTACAGAAATTTGAAGATAAATTAGATTTAAGGGCCGCTAGTTATAACTTTTGGGGAGGCGCTTTTTCATACGGTAAAGAATCAGGAAGTTACCAATATAGAGGAGTTGATCCCGATTTTGCAGGTGTAGAAAATGTCACTGTTGTTCAGGGTCGATTTATTAATAACAGTGACCTTGCTAACAACGAGAAAGTAGCTGCTATTGGAATGAAAGTAAAAACAGATTTATTCAAAGACAGTGATCCTTTAGGTAAAGAAATTTTAATAAATAATGTCAATTTTAAAGTTGTAGGGGTTTTTACAGATCCGGGAGGAGAACGAGAAGAAGCGAGAGCTTATTTGCCTAAAACAACAGTGCAACGCGCTTTTGGAGGTGGAGATAAAATAAGTAATTTATTTTTTACTTTAAAAAAGACAGATAATTATGATCAGGCTCTGGCGCAATCTCAAAAATTTACTCAGGATTTGAAGGATCTTCTTAAGAGCAGAAACACCGTAGCTCCTGCTGATGATAGTGGCGTTGGTGTTTACAATTCTGTAGAAGAAGGGAAGAAATTTTATGATTTAAACCTTTATATCCGATTGTTTTTCTGGTGGGTTGGTATTTGTACTATTATTGCCGGAGTTGTAGGAGTAAGTAATATCATGCTTATTATAGTAAAGGAAAGAACCAAAGAAATCGGAATTAGAAAAGCTTTGGGAGCATCGCCATTTTCTATTGTTTCTATGATACTTCATGAATCTATTTTTATTACCACTATTGCTGGTTTTGTTGGATTACTGGCTAGTTTATTATTGTTAGAATTTGTGGGGCCTATGGTTCAAAGTGAATATTTCAGAAACCCTGAAGTAGATTTCAGCGTAGCCTTAACCACATTGGTATTGCTTGTCTTTGCAGGTGCAATGGCAGGATTTTTCCCAGCATACAGAGCAGCCAAAATAAAACCTATTGTAGCACTTAGAGACGAATAATTATGTTTAATAAAGATAATTGGGATGAGATTTTACAGGCTTTGACAGCTAACATTTTCAGAACGGTCCTAACTGCATTTGGAGTATTTTGGGGAATATTTATTTTGGTAATATTACTTGCAGCCGGAAAAGGCCTTGAAAATGGTGTGAAAAAAGATTTTGACGGAATAGCGACTAATACTATGTTTATGTGGAGTCAGACTACCTCAAAAGCATATAAAGGTTTGCCTAAAACACGTCGTTATGATTTTAAAAATAGTGATGTGGCTTCTTTAAGAGCTGCGTTTCCGGATTTGTTGTATGTTTCGCCCAGAAACCAGTTAGGGAATTCTAGTAGCGGAACAAACAATGTGGTACGTGGTACAAAAACATCTGCTTTTTCTGTTTACGGAGATTATCCTGAATTGATCAAGCAACAGCCAATGGACATTATAAAAGGCCGTTTTGTAAATCAGCAGGATATTGAGCAAAGAAGAAAGGTAGCTGTGATTGGAAAAGGTGTTATTAGCGAACTTTACGGAAAAGAAGAGGAGGCTATTGGGACTTACTTAAAAATAAACGGAATCAATTTTATGGTAGTGGGAGTTTATAATTCGAAGCAGACCGGTGGAAATGCAGAGGAAGAACAAAAGAATATATTTGTACCCTTTACTACTTTTCAGCAAGCTTTTAATTATGGTGACAAAGTAGGATGGATGGCTATTACAGCAATAGATGAAGTTTCTATTACGGATTTAAAGCCAAAAATTTTTGATCATATGAAGATGCTTCATTCGGTACATCCAAAGGATGATCGTGCTATTGGAAACTATGATATGTACGAACAATTTGGTAAAGTGCAAAGTTTGTTTGATATCTTAAAAATCATTGCTTATTTTGTAGGATCTTTAGTGCTTATTTCAGGGGTTATCGGAATCTCGAATATTATGCTGATTGTAGTTAAAGAACGTACGAAAGAAATCGGGATTCGAAGAGCCTTGGGAGCGACTCCGGGAGCAATTCGAAGTCAGATTTTATCAGAATCTATATTTTTGACTATTATATCAGGTATGTTTGGTGTTGCTGTGGCAACTGGGGTGATTGCGTTGCTAAATATGGCATTAGATTCGATGCCGCCGGGAAGTAATACTATGTTTTCTAACCCAAGCGTAGATTTAAGAGTTGTATTTGTTGCGTTATTAATATTAGTAGGATCAGGTTTGCTGGCAGGATTTATTCCGGCGCAGACCGCAATTAATGTGAAGCCCGTAGACGCTTTACGAACAGAATAAATTATCAATCAAAATATAATCGATTAAACCAAAAACAAAATGAAAAAAGGAGTAACCGTAACCATTTTAATCTTTATTGCTATAGTTTTCTTTGGCGCACTATATTATTTGTATGCTAAAAACCAACAATCTCCAATTGTTTTTCAAACTGAAAAAGCAGAGGTTAAAACAATCGTAAAAACGGCAATTGCAACCGGTAACATTCAGCCTGATGAAGAAGTTCTAATCAAACCAAACATTTCAGGTATTATAGAAGAAGTATATATCAAAGCGGGAGAGAAAATCAAAGCGGGAGATATGATCGCCAAAATTAGAGTAGTAGCTAATGTATCTAATGTTAGTAATACCCAAAATCAGGTACAAACGGCTAAAATTGCTTTAGACAATCAGGAAAAAATCTATAAAAGACAAAAAACTTTGTTTGATAAAGATGTGATTTCTGCAAATGATTTTGATGCGGCTCAATTGGCTTATACGCAGGCAAAACAAAATTATCTGGCTGCAAAACAAAGCTTAGATATCGTAAAAACAGGAACAACAACATCATTGGGAAGTTATGCTAATACCCTAATTCGCTCAACGGTAACGGGAATGGTTTTGGCAGTTCCGGTAAAAGTAGGGAATCAGGTTATCGAAAGTAATAATTTTAATGAAGGAACTACAATTGCAAGTGTTGCTGATGTTGGAAGAATGATTTTTATTGGAAAAATTGACGAATCTGAAGTAGGTAAAATCAAAGAAAAAATGCCAATTGAAATTACAGTTGGAGCTATCGAAAACAAAAAATTCGAAGCTGCTTTAACAGATATTGCTCCAAAAGGAGTGGTAGAAAACGGAGCGATTCAGTTTGAAATAAAAGCCAAATTAGAAAATAGAGATGCCACTTTTATCAGAGCCGGTTTAAGTGCAAATGCTTCTATCATTTTAGAAAAAGCAGAAAAAGTTTTGGCTGTTAAAGAGTCATTGGTTCAATTTGATAAAAAAACACAAAAACCATATGTTGAAATTGAAACAGCTCCTCAAAAATTTAAAAGACAAGATTTGGTTTTAGGAGTTAGCGACGGAATTTATGTTCAGGTGAAAAGCGGACTTAAAAATACTGATAAAATTAAAATATGGAATCAGGGTTTGATCAATGAAGGAGAGAAAAAATAATTTGAAAGTATAAAAGAGTTTTTGGTTTTAAAAAATGTTAAATTTGCGTAGCATCGTTTTACTGCGCTTTCATTCAAAATATATGAAAATAAATAAATATAATAGTCTTGTTTTTGCCATGCTTTTCGGGTTTGGTTTATCATCTCAGGCACAATCAAAACAATGGACATTAGAAGAATGCGTTCGTTATGCATTAGATAATAATATCACTATAAAATTATCAGAATTGGATGTTAAAAATGCAGCAATTGATAAAAAAGGTGCATTTGGTAATTATCTTCCATCAGTAAGCGGAGATGCTTCACACTCCTGGAACATAGGTCTTAACGTTAACCCTGTTACTAATATTGCTACCACTCAAACTACACAATATTCTTCAGTGGCAGTTAATGCAGGAGTTGATATCTATAAAGGGTTGCAAAATCAAAATACATATCGAAGAGCTAAGCTTTCTATTATAGCATCAAAATATCAATTATTAAAAATGCAGGAAGATATTTCGTTGAATGTAGCCAATGCATTTTTGGAAATTCTTTTTAATAAAGAAAATTTAAAAGTAAAAAAAGAACAATTGTCCATTGATCAAAAACGTTTGGCGCGTTCTCAGGAAATGGTGAATGCAGGTACAATTCCGCGTGGTGATTTATACGATTTAAAAGCTACTGAAGCAACAGATCAACAAGCAATAATTGTTGCTGAAAACAGTTTATTAATTTCCAAATTAAGTTTAGCGCAGCTTTTACAATTAAAAGAATTTGCAGATTTTGATGTTGTAGACGATACAAATGCAAAAGATGAAAATAATATCCTGGCGCAGACGCCGGTTGATATTTATAACAAAGCCAAAGAAATAAGAACAGAATTAAAATTGGCTCAAACGAATCTTGAAGTGGCAGAAAAAAATGTTGCTATTGCAAGAGGTGCTTATCAGCCAACACTTAGAGGTTTCTATCAATTTAGTACCAGAGCCAGTTATAGCGACAGAGTTATAGGTGTTGATGCTAATAATCAGCCGGTTTTAGCTGGTCCTCTGCCAATTTTTGATCAGTTCAGTGATAATAAAGGACATAATTTTGGTTTTCAATTGAGTGTTCCTATTTTTAATGGCTTCTCAGTTAAAAATAATGTTGAGCGAAATAAAGTAAGTTTAGAGAAATCTAAAATAGATTTAGAGCAAAAAAGTTTAGATTTGCAACGTAACGTTTACACTGCTTTTACAGACGCAAAAGGAGCTTTAAATGCTTATGAATCATCAACGGTAACTTTAGAAGCAAGACAGCAGGCTTACAATTATGCAAAAGAAAAGTATGATGTTGGTTTGATGAATTCATTCGATTTTACACAGGCTCAGACATTGTTAACCAATGCTCAGTCAGACGTTATCAGAACAAAATACGATTACATGTTCAAAATAAAAATACTTGAATTCTACTTTGGAATTCCAATAGTTCCAATTATCACAAAATAATTTATTATGTCAAAAAAAACAATTTATTTCTTACTAGGTGGTGCAGTAGTCATTATCGCAGTTTTAATTGGTCTTTCGAAAGCGGGAGTAATAGGAAATAAAGATGAAGGAAAAGAAGTAGAGGTTTCAAAAGTAATAGCTTCAACCATTGTTGAAACGGTATCTGCAACTGGTAAAATTCAGCCCGAAATCGAAGTGAAGCTTTCCTCTATGGTGTCGGGCGAAATTATTGCACTTAACGTGAAAGAAGGACAAGTTGTAAAAAAAGGAGATTTGCTGGTTAAAATAAATCCTGATTTATATACCTCCGGATTAGATCGTTCTGTTGCTAATTTATCTGGAACTAAAGCAGGTTTAACACAGTCTGAAGCAAGTTACAAAGAAGCAAAAGCAAGTTACGAACGTAATAAAACTTTGTATGATAAAGGAGTAATCTCAAAATCAGATTGGGACAAAGCTATTTCTACTTATGAAGTAGCAAAAGCAACAAGACAAAATGCTTATTATAATGTTCAGAGTGCTTCGGCATCTGTTACAGAAGCAAGAGATAATTTAGGGCGTACCTTAATTTACGCTCCTGCTGCGGGAACAATTTCGGTTTTAAATGTCGAATTAGGAGAGCGTGTTTTGGGAACGCAGCAAATGGCAGGAACAGAACTTTTGAGAGTCGCAAACCTAAACAATATGGAAGTTGAAGTAGATGTCAACGAAAATGATATTGTAAAAGTAAAAATTGGCGATGAAGCCAATGTTGAAGTGGATGCTTATCTAAAAAAGAAATTCAAAGGTACGGTAACCAGCATTTCTAACTCTGCAAGTACAACGCTAACATCTGATCAGGTAACGAATTTTAAAGTAAAAGTTCGTATCCTGAAAGAATCCTATCAGGATTTGTTAGAAGGGCAGCCTGACACTTATTCGCCTTTTAGACCAGGAATGACAGCGACCGTAGATATTATTACAAGAACCAAAAGTAATGTTTTGGCAGTGCCTATTAGTGCTGTAGTTGTAAAAGCAGACACTACTGCTGTAACCGCGGTTAAGATTGAAGAACCAAGTGACGATAAAAAAGCAGCTCCAAAAAGCGACAAAAAATTCGAATGTGTTTTTGTTAAAGTAGGGGATAAAGCAAAAATCAGAGTCATTAAAACAGGTATTCAGGACGATACGAATATTGAAGTAATGACAGGATTAAAACCTGGTGATGTGGTGATTACCGGACCGTATACAACGGTTTCTAAAGAACTGAATTCTGGTGATAAAGTCAAGCTTAAAAAAGCTGATTTGCCTAAGAAATAAATAAAATCTCTTTAGAGATATTGTCAACCTGAGCGAAGTCGAACAATTGGAAAGTAAAAAGAACTTCGACTTCGCTTAGTCTGACCTATTAATAATAACATTAAAAAAATAATACATTGTCTTTTATCCTAAATATAGAAACGGCTACTAAAAATTGCTCAGTGTCCATTGCTAAAAATGGAGCAACAATAGTTTGTAAAGAAATTGCTGAAGAAGGCTATTCTCATGCCGAAAAGCTGCATGTTTTTATAGAAGAAGTAATTGCCGAAGCTGGAATTTCGGTTCAGGATTTAGCAGCTGTTGCCGTAAGTCAGGGCCCTGGTTCATACACGGGTTTACGAATCGGAGTTTCGGCAGCAAAAGGATTGTGTTTCGCTTTAAATATTCCCCTTATTGCAGTTGATACGCTACTGACTTTAGCATCGCAAGCCAATGTTACTGATGGAAAAATTATTCCGATGCTTGATGCGAGAAGAATGGAAGTTTATAGTGAAGTTTTTAATGCTGGTTTAGAAGTTGAAAGAGCAATAGAAGCAGAAGTTATTACAGAAGATTCTTTTGCAGCATATACAGAAACGGTTTATTTTGTAGGTGATTGTGCCGAAAAATGCAAACCGGTTTTAACGAAAGAGAACTTCGTGTTTTTAGAAGAAATCAAATTTCCTTCGGCTGCTGCAATGAGCAAAATCAGTTACGATAAATATCAAAAAAGCGACACTGTAGATGTCGCTTATTTTGAACCGTATTATTTAAAAGATTTTATGATGGCACCTCCATCAAAAAAACAATAAACCATTTTATTTTTGAATTGTATAAGGCTGAACTGAAATGCCGGCTTCGTCTAAAGCCACTTTGCAATTCTCTAAAGTATCTGAAACCACCGATCCGTAATTGGCATTTGTTGCCCACGGACGTACTGCAAAATCTACAGAAGCAGCTGTTAAATTTTTCACGAAAACCTCCGGAGCTGGTTTTTTAAGCACTTTAGGATTTTTGGTCAAAACCTCCAAAAGAACGTCTTTAGCTTTTTTAATATCAGAATCATAAGAAATTGAAAAAGTCAAATCGGCTTTTCGTTCTCCCTGCATAGAGTAATTGATAATAGTACCGTTTGATAAAGAACCATTTGGCACAAAAACAACCTGATTATTTCCGGTAATCATTTTGGTAACAAATATCTGAATTTCTGAAACTGTTGCAATAACGCCTTGCGCTTCGATCGTATCGCCAACTTTAAAAGGCTTAAACACGATAATTAGCATTCCTCC encodes:
- a CDS encoding SCO family protein, giving the protein MFKNKSYIGISFIILIFGIYAVPKIVDRISNGEVVKGNRLDNVGLKTSKADAKLITIGPAPKFALTNQDNIKVSNDTYKGKVYVLEFFFTTCPSICPKMNLSMLEIEKTFFGNPNFGIVSITIDPTHDTPQVLKDHAKLLGVKSSNWNFLTGDKATIMDLSNKGFNLYAGENEKVSGGFEHSGLFALIDKDGNIRCRKDEFGNPNIYYDGLDKKGVRDIQEDIKILLAE
- a CDS encoding DUF420 domain-containing protein yields the protein MEDHSLEKKYSKLIVAVSIIIPVVVAILFGVKLKDFGVNVEPLSFLPPIYATTNGITAIVLVWAVIAIKNGKQKLHERLMTFAIALSVAFLVMYVAYHMTADSTKFGGEGAIRYVYFFILVTHILLSIAIIPLVLITYVRALAKRFDRHRKIAKITFPLWLYVAITGVVVYLMISPYYV
- a CDS encoding DUF4403 family protein, whose protein sequence is MKFFSIISLFTVLTAVTSCSTTQKLETLKPEPDDASPLVYDANPSFINLPITVKLSDIQNQTNTLLNGLIYEDNNIEDDDIEMKIWKQAPIKIQNDPANPNKKIKTILPLKATIKYRIGTKKLGVELYDVREFNLNGVITLSSEVALTNWKLNTKTEFKSLDWNESPTMMVFGKSMPITYLVNPAISIFKSKIEKKIDEAIEQSMDFKPNVLTALEKICTPFQMSDTYESWLRIVPIEVYSTNAKLKNDLFLLDMGMKCNMETIVGKQPESRYSASKIVLKPVTKIPNQISANIAAISTYIDASKIMTKNFAGQEFGSGGKKITVKNVSIWHKNGKMVIALDVLGSINGTLYLNGVPQYNPQTKEIYFENLDYVLDTKSKLMRTASWLGQGYILRKMEESCRYSIQPNLEEGKKTMANYLKNYSPMPGVFVNGKMEDIQFDKIQLTNQAIIAFIKINGTVNVSVDGLK
- a CDS encoding ABC transporter ATP-binding protein, with product MIEIKDLHKSYKMGNSELHVLKGINFNIEEGELVAIMGSSGSGKSTLLNILGILDEADSGSYILDKTPIKNLNETIASRYRNKFLGFVFQSFNLINYKTALDNVAMPLYYQGIKRKERYEIAMKYLEKVGLGSHSHHLPNELSGGQKQRVAIARALASNPKVLLADEPTGALDTKTSYEVMELIQGINDEGKTILIVTHEPDIAAMCKRNVVLKDGLIIDDKKVEQVRASSYV
- a CDS encoding ABC transporter permease; the encoded protein is MFNIERWQEIFEAISKNRLRTFLTGVSVASGIFILVILLGAGKGLQNGIQKQFEQDAVGIIVVWSGTTTKPYKGLNPGRQIQFRNGDYNASVQKFEDKLDLRAASYNFWGGAFSYGKESGSYQYRGVDPDFAGVENVTVVQGRFINNSDLANNEKVAAIGMKVKTDLFKDSDPLGKEILINNVNFKVVGVFTDPGGEREEARAYLPKTTVQRAFGGGDKISNLFFTLKKTDNYDQALAQSQKFTQDLKDLLKSRNTVAPADDSGVGVYNSVEEGKKFYDLNLYIRLFFWWVGICTIIAGVVGVSNIMLIIVKERTKEIGIRKALGASPFSIVSMILHESIFITTIAGFVGLLASLLLLEFVGPMVQSEYFRNPEVDFSVALTTLVLLVFAGAMAGFFPAYRAAKIKPIVALRDE
- a CDS encoding ABC transporter permease, whose translation is MFNKDNWDEILQALTANIFRTVLTAFGVFWGIFILVILLAAGKGLENGVKKDFDGIATNTMFMWSQTTSKAYKGLPKTRRYDFKNSDVASLRAAFPDLLYVSPRNQLGNSSSGTNNVVRGTKTSAFSVYGDYPELIKQQPMDIIKGRFVNQQDIEQRRKVAVIGKGVISELYGKEEEAIGTYLKINGINFMVVGVYNSKQTGGNAEEEQKNIFVPFTTFQQAFNYGDKVGWMAITAIDEVSITDLKPKIFDHMKMLHSVHPKDDRAIGNYDMYEQFGKVQSLFDILKIIAYFVGSLVLISGVIGISNIMLIVVKERTKEIGIRRALGATPGAIRSQILSESIFLTIISGMFGVAVATGVIALLNMALDSMPPGSNTMFSNPSVDLRVVFVALLILVGSGLLAGFIPAQTAINVKPVDALRTE
- a CDS encoding efflux RND transporter periplasmic adaptor subunit, coding for MKKGVTVTILIFIAIVFFGALYYLYAKNQQSPIVFQTEKAEVKTIVKTAIATGNIQPDEEVLIKPNISGIIEEVYIKAGEKIKAGDMIAKIRVVANVSNVSNTQNQVQTAKIALDNQEKIYKRQKTLFDKDVISANDFDAAQLAYTQAKQNYLAAKQSLDIVKTGTTTSLGSYANTLIRSTVTGMVLAVPVKVGNQVIESNNFNEGTTIASVADVGRMIFIGKIDESEVGKIKEKMPIEITVGAIENKKFEAALTDIAPKGVVENGAIQFEIKAKLENRDATFIRAGLSANASIILEKAEKVLAVKESLVQFDKKTQKPYVEIETAPQKFKRQDLVLGVSDGIYVQVKSGLKNTDKIKIWNQGLINEGEKK
- a CDS encoding TolC family protein; its protein translation is MKINKYNSLVFAMLFGFGLSSQAQSKQWTLEECVRYALDNNITIKLSELDVKNAAIDKKGAFGNYLPSVSGDASHSWNIGLNVNPVTNIATTQTTQYSSVAVNAGVDIYKGLQNQNTYRRAKLSIIASKYQLLKMQEDISLNVANAFLEILFNKENLKVKKEQLSIDQKRLARSQEMVNAGTIPRGDLYDLKATEATDQQAIIVAENSLLISKLSLAQLLQLKEFADFDVVDDTNAKDENNILAQTPVDIYNKAKEIRTELKLAQTNLEVAEKNVAIARGAYQPTLRGFYQFSTRASYSDRVIGVDANNQPVLAGPLPIFDQFSDNKGHNFGFQLSVPIFNGFSVKNNVERNKVSLEKSKIDLEQKSLDLQRNVYTAFTDAKGALNAYESSTVTLEARQQAYNYAKEKYDVGLMNSFDFTQAQTLLTNAQSDVIRTKYDYMFKIKILEFYFGIPIVPIITK
- a CDS encoding efflux RND transporter periplasmic adaptor subunit, with the translated sequence MSKKTIYFLLGGAVVIIAVLIGLSKAGVIGNKDEGKEVEVSKVIASTIVETVSATGKIQPEIEVKLSSMVSGEIIALNVKEGQVVKKGDLLVKINPDLYTSGLDRSVANLSGTKAGLTQSEASYKEAKASYERNKTLYDKGVISKSDWDKAISTYEVAKATRQNAYYNVQSASASVTEARDNLGRTLIYAPAAGTISVLNVELGERVLGTQQMAGTELLRVANLNNMEVEVDVNENDIVKVKIGDEANVEVDAYLKKKFKGTVTSISNSASTTLTSDQVTNFKVKVRILKESYQDLLEGQPDTYSPFRPGMTATVDIITRTKSNVLAVPISAVVVKADTTAVTAVKIEEPSDDKKAAPKSDKKFECVFVKVGDKAKIRVIKTGIQDDTNIEVMTGLKPGDVVITGPYTTVSKELNSGDKVKLKKADLPKK
- the tsaB gene encoding tRNA (adenosine(37)-N6)-threonylcarbamoyltransferase complex dimerization subunit type 1 TsaB, which produces MSFILNIETATKNCSVSIAKNGATIVCKEIAEEGYSHAEKLHVFIEEVIAEAGISVQDLAAVAVSQGPGSYTGLRIGVSAAKGLCFALNIPLIAVDTLLTLASQANVTDGKIIPMLDARRMEVYSEVFNAGLEVERAIEAEVITEDSFAAYTETVYFVGDCAEKCKPVLTKENFVFLEEIKFPSAAAMSKISYDKYQKSDTVDVAYFEPYYLKDFMMAPPSKKQ
- a CDS encoding mechanosensitive ion channel family protein — encoded protein: MNLNPDQVSKYVTKYADVLVDYSLKLVSAFIILFVGIYAIRLINRIITKIMVQRNLDPTLTKFLSDILIWALRILLFVTFISKLGIETSSFVAILGAMGLAVGLSLQGSLSNFAGGMLIIVFKPFKVGDTIEAQGVIATVSEIQIFVTKMITGNNQVVFVPNGSLSNGTIINYSMQGERKADLTFSISYDSDIKKAKDVLLEVLTKNPKVLKKPAPEVFVKNLTAASVDFAVRPWATNANYGSVVSDTLENCKVALDEAGISVQPYTIQK